One Opitutus sp. ER46 genomic region harbors:
- a CDS encoding FAD-dependent oxidoreductase has translation MSAPEITSIHEPARTVPVRAHYDVLVVGGGPAGLTAALAAAEDGLNVGLVESRSFVGGNMTIGLPILGFLGQKKNQIIQGLPQKFIDRLRAVNGASEHRWCPLHMGITLVEPEAVKTVALQMLVEAKVDVTFYAMCVGVVKDGDRIGGIIVESKSGREALLGRVVIDCTGDADVAYRAGVPCEKGNAKGGMQPPTLMFSLSGVDTEELRHAIAEQPRTYLTDFIPADYFGQNHQFIVVGLRELMAKARAERGFKIPNERTIIITGLRPGEAWINMTRVAGVDGTDARSLTNGEIEARAQIADIVQYLKEYVPGFARSSFTRSAPFLGIRETRRIVGAYVMTQEDILSCRRFDDAIAVASYPVDIHRPGDEGCTLQWSGDCYDVPYRSLVPQRVQNLLVAGRSISTTHEAMAAIRVMSTCMAMGEAAGRAAKLAIRGGVTPAQVDVARLRQELRDRGAYLR, from the coding sequence GCCGCGGAGGATGGCTTGAACGTGGGGCTCGTGGAGAGCCGCAGTTTCGTCGGCGGAAACATGACGATCGGCCTGCCGATCCTCGGCTTCCTCGGCCAGAAGAAGAACCAGATCATCCAGGGCCTGCCCCAGAAGTTCATCGACCGCCTGCGTGCGGTGAACGGCGCGAGCGAGCACCGTTGGTGCCCGCTGCACATGGGCATCACGCTGGTCGAGCCCGAGGCCGTGAAGACGGTCGCGCTGCAGATGCTCGTCGAGGCGAAGGTCGACGTGACGTTCTACGCCATGTGCGTCGGCGTGGTGAAGGACGGGGATCGGATCGGCGGGATCATCGTCGAGAGCAAGAGCGGCCGTGAGGCCCTGCTCGGCCGGGTGGTCATTGACTGCACCGGCGACGCCGATGTGGCCTATCGCGCGGGCGTGCCGTGCGAGAAGGGCAACGCCAAGGGGGGCATGCAGCCGCCCACGCTGATGTTCAGCCTCTCCGGGGTGGACACGGAGGAGCTGCGGCATGCGATCGCCGAGCAGCCTCGGACCTATCTCACCGATTTCATCCCCGCGGACTATTTCGGGCAGAACCACCAGTTCATCGTGGTGGGGCTGCGCGAACTGATGGCGAAGGCGCGCGCCGAGCGCGGCTTCAAGATTCCGAACGAGCGCACCATCATCATCACCGGCCTGCGCCCGGGCGAGGCATGGATCAACATGACCCGCGTCGCTGGCGTCGATGGCACGGACGCGCGGAGTCTCACCAACGGTGAAATCGAGGCGCGGGCCCAGATCGCCGACATCGTGCAGTATCTCAAGGAGTATGTTCCCGGCTTTGCCCGTTCGAGCTTCACGCGCTCGGCGCCATTTCTCGGCATTCGGGAAACGCGTCGCATCGTCGGCGCGTACGTCATGACGCAGGAGGACATCCTGAGCTGCCGCCGCTTCGATGATGCCATCGCCGTGGCGAGCTACCCGGTGGACATTCATCGACCGGGCGACGAGGGTTGCACGCTGCAGTGGAGCGGTGACTGTTACGACGTGCCCTACCGCTCGCTTGTGCCGCAGCGCGTGCAGAACCTGCTGGTCGCCGGTCGCTCGATCTCGACCACGCACGAGGCGATGGCGGCGATCCGGGTGATGTCGACTTGCATGGCAATGGGTGAAGCGGCCGGGCGGGCGGCGAAGCTGGCCATCCGGGGAGGGGTGACTCCGGCGCAGGTCGATGTGGCGCGACTCCGCCAGGAACTCCGCGACCGCGGCGCGTATCTCCGCTGA